In Colletotrichum higginsianum IMI 349063 chromosome 3, whole genome shotgun sequence, a genomic segment contains:
- a CDS encoding Periodic tryptophan protein 2 yields MKTDFKFSNLLGTVYCQGNLLFSPDGTHLFSPVGNRVTVFDLVNNKSHTLPFAHRKNIARIGLTPRGNLLLSIDEDGQAILTNVLRRIAIYRFSFRSSVNALSFSPSGRHFAVGLGRKIEVWHVPSTPDANAEGELEFAPFVKYHTHTQHFDDVRSIEWSSDSRFFLSTSKDLTARIWSLNQEEGFVPTVLSGHKQAVVGAWFSEDQETIYTVSKDGAVFDWKYVGKPVRDEDEMVDVDEDDMRWRIVDRHYFMQNSAHVRCATFHPESNLLVAGFSNGTFGLYEMPDFNMIHTLNISQNDIDFVTINKSGEWLAFGASKLGQLLVWEWQSESYILKQQGHFDSMNNLVYSPDGQRIVTIADDGKIKVWDTESGFCIVTFTEHTSGVTACEFSKKGNVLFTSSLDGSVRAWDLIRFRNFRTFTAPTRLSWSCMAVDPSGEVVAAGSLDSFDIHIWSVQTGQLLDQLTGHEGPVSALAFTPNGDSLVSGSWDRTARIWSIFNRTQTSEPLQLQADILDIAVRPDSLQLAISTLDGQLSFWSITDAEQVSGVDGRRDVSGGRKITDRRTAANVAGTKSFNTIRYSTDGSCLLAGGNSKYICLYSVHTMVLLKKYTVSVNLSLSGTQEFLNSKLLTDAGPDGLIDDQGEASDPEDRRDLTLPGSKRGDPSSRKKLPEVRVSGVAFSPTGTAFCAASTEGLLIYSLDNLMQFDPFDLNMEITPASTLAVLENDKDYLKALVMAFRLNEAGLIKRVFLSIPHTDIALVVQDTPIVYVPRLLRFVAAQTEETPHIEFCLLWVKALVDKHGAWLTQHRSKVDVELRVVARAVSRMRDEIRRLADDNVYMVDYLVGQADEKETSGVKMLDLAAFDHPAKTLAIGDADEGQSDSDGDGWVGLD; encoded by the exons ATGAAGACCGATTTCAAG TTCTCCAATTTACTGGGCACGGTATACTGCCAGGGCAACCTGCTCTTCAGCCCCGATGGCACTCATCTGTTCTCGCCCGTGGGGAACAGGGTCACTGTCTTCGACCTCGTGAA CAATAAGTCGCATACCCTACCCTTTGCTCATCGCAAGAACATCGCCCGAATCGGCCTCACTCCTCGAGGAAACCTGCTGCTCTccatcgacgaggatggccagGCCATTCTGACAAACGTCCTCCGCCGAATCGCCATTTACCGATTTTCGTTCCGCTCCTCCGTGAATGCGCTCTCATTTTCGCCCTCCGGACGTCACTTCGCTGTTGGCTTGGGTCGCAAGATTGAGGTTTGGCATGTCCCGTCCACTCCGGATGCGAACGCCGAGGGCGAACTGGAGTTTGCACCGTTCGTCAAATACCACACCCACACTCAGCACTTCGACGACGTGCGCAGCATCGAATGGTCCAGCGACTCCCGATTCTTCCTCAGTACTTCCAAGGACTTAACCGCGAGGATATGGAGCTTGAACCAGGAGGAGGGCTTCGTACCGACGGTGCTGTCCGGTCACAAGCAGGCCGTGGTTGGCGCCTGGTTCTCCGAGGACCAGGAGACAATCTACACCGTGAGCAAGGACGGCGCCGTGTTCGACTGGAAATACGTCGGGAAGCCGGTtcgcgacgaggacgagatggtcgacgtcgacgaggacgacatgcGCTGGAGGATCGTCGACCGACACTACTTCATGCAGAACAGCGCGCATGTTCGATGCGCAACCTTCCACCCCGAAtccaacctcctcgtcgccggttTCTCCAACGGCACTTTCGGCCTCTACGAAATGCCCGACTTCAACATGATCCACACCTTGAACATTTCGCAGAACGATATTGACTTCGTGACGATCAACAAGAGCGGAGAGTGGCTGGCGTTTGGTGCATCGAAGCTTGGGCAGCTACTGGTGTGGGAGTGGCAGTCCGAATCGTACATCCTCAAGCAGCAGGGCCACTTCGACTCGATGAACAACCTAGTCTATTCCCCCGACGGACAGCGCATCGTCACGATCGCtgacgacggcaagatcaaGGTGTGGGATACCGAGTCCGGgttctgcatcgtcaccTTCACCGAGCACACAAGTGGCGTGACAGCCTGCGAGTTTTCCAAAAAAGGCAACGTCCTCTTCACATCCAGCTTGGACGGTTCAGTGCGAGCGTGGGATCTCATCAGATTCAGAAACTTCCGGACGTTCACGGCACCCACGAGGCTATCATGGTCGTGTATGGCCGTCGATCCcagcggcgaggtcgtcgctGCCGGGTCCCTGGACTCCTTCGACATCCACATTTGGTCTGTGCAAACGGGCCAGCTGTTGGATCAGCTAACCGGTCACGAGGGCCCGGTCTCGGCCCTGGCCTTCACACCAAACGGAGACTCGCTCGTCAGTGGTAGTTGGGACCGCACCGCGAGGATCTGGTCCATTTTCAACAGAACACAGACCAGCGAGCCCCTGCAGCTGCAGGCCGACATCCTCGATATTGCCGTCAGACCCGACTCGTTGCAGCTGGCCATTTCGACGCTGGACGGCCAGCTGTCTTTCTGGTCCATCACGGATGCCGAGCAGGTGTCTGGGGTGGACGGACGTCGCGACGTGTCTGGCGGACGCAAGATCACCGAccggaggacggcggccaaCGTGGCCGGGACGAAGAGCTTCAACACCATCCGCTACAGCACGGATGGAAGCTGTTTGCTCGCCGGTGGCAACAGCAAGTACATCTGCCTGTACTCCGTGCACACCATGGTTCTCCTGAAGAAGTACACGGTCAGCGTCAACCTGTCCTTGTCCGGCACACAAGAGTTCCTCAACAGCAAGCTCCTCACCGATgccggccccgacggcctGATCGATGACCAGGGCGAGGCCTCGGACCCCGAGGACAGGAGAGATCTCACCCTGCCCGGTTCGAAGCGCGGCGAcccctcgtcgaggaagaagctgcCGGAGGTTCGCGTCTCGGGTGTGGCCTTCTCTCCCACTGGCACCGCCTtctgcgccgcctccaccgAGGGATTGCTCATCTACAGCCTCGACAACCTGATGCAGTTCGACCCGTTCGACCTTAACATGGAGATCACACCCGCGTCGACGCTCGCCGTGCTCGAGAACGACAAGGACTACCTCAAGGCGCTGGTCATGGCTTTCCGCCTcaacgaggccggcctcATCAAGCGCGTTTTCCTCTCAATACCGCACACGGACATCGCACTCGTCGTCCAGGACACGCCCATCGTCTACGTGCCTAGGCTGCTGCGCTTCGTCGCTGCGCAGACGGAGGAGACGCCGCACATTGAGTTCTGCCTGCTCTGGGTCAAGGCGCTGGTGGACAAGCACGGCGCCTGGCTCACGCAGCACCGGAGCAAGGTGGACGTCGAGCTGAGGGTCGTCGCGCGAGCGGTCTCGAGGATGCGGGACGAGATCAGAAggctcgccgacgacaacgtgTACATGGTGGATTACCTGGTGGGCCAggcggacgagaaggagacgaGTGGCGTAAAAATGCTGGATTTGGCCGCGTTTGACCACCCCGCGAAGACACTGGCCATCggggacgccgacgagggccagAGCGACTCGGATGGCGATGGGTGGGTCGGGCTGGACTAG
- a CDS encoding HypA protein: protein MGKHPIPITARSLSLSPFRVCLICKPVILFVTPPCPRYLRFCYLRPATLPGHPNTCLSAMKIRSSSTASRRISKIIVFSGKRTYSFGQTRSINMATPYKIQVPVTNTGLWKFKQQDDTANKVSELLQEDLKKHHVFFNQDGFHNHIPHHLLALFGTGAGPDAIQTAYNENANYQRPAKESQDSVADELHDWEKTKKYLGREKHYSDFLLFYQREIERLGWEAALNEHLFKGDERANDMFQRMFAGFLHPIIQLMYGVEWEQPAIVAEGLAQAAVHKNQLKAFLDETERRADETAKTPMPQIAALIEEIRDDQKLATAAEMGDANKIFDGVMKRAPEEMLRVASKVKVLPEELDERTAEMFHIAFYVAGGAALRPGKEAKWDFFLIHHTNAAPIFLSFNSKPWISTENKVRMLEHKIRMDLVQYAARGCPELRLDQVRSYKPRDRDQGKELVSKPSDLLPRFHSIPDDGHTIKVARALGICHDLSSKYGDKPWIKMQGDDEWLKLAYMLLDGTEHSGTRWVRSAGFEEAWKVSGKIPLTTHETRV from the exons ATGGGGAAACATCCGATTCCCATCACGGCTCgctcgctctcgctctcgcccTTTCGTGTGTGTCTCATTTGTAAGCCGGTGATCCTCTTTGTGACACCCCCTTGTCCCCGATACTTAAGGTTCTGCTACCTACGGCCTGCAACGCTACCAGGGCATCCCAATACTTGCTTATCTGCAATGAAGATAAGATCATCTTCAACCGCCTCTCGACGAATCTCAAAGATCATTGTTTTCAGTGGAAAACGCACCTATTCATTTGGCCAGACGAGAAGCATCAACATGGCGACTCCGTACAAGATCCAAGTCCCAGTGACAAACACCGGGCTGTGGAAGTTTAAGCAGCAAGACGACACTGCGAACAAGGTCTCGGAGCTTTTGCAAGAGGACCTGAAG AAACATCACGTCTTCTTCAACCAAGATGGCTTCCACAATCAT ATCCCCCATCATCTCCTTGCCCTCTTTGGCACCGGAGCAGGCCCTGATGCCATTCAAACGGCATACAACGAAAACGCAAACTACCAGAGGCCCGCCAAAGAAAGCCAGGACAGTGTCGCAGACGAGCTCCACGACTGGGAAAAGACAAAAAAGTACCTGGGCCGAGAGAAGCATTACTCcgacttcctcctcttctaCCAGCGTGAGATCGAGAGGCTGGGCTGGGAGGCAGCGCTGAACGAGCACCTCTTCAAGGGCGACGAGCGCGCCAACGACATGTTCCAGCGCATGTTCGCCGGCTTCCTGCACCCCATCATCCAGCTCATGTACGGCGTCGAGTGGGAGCAGCCCGCCATCGTCGCAGAGGGcctggcccaggccgccgtgcATAAGAACCAGCTCAAggccttcctcgacgagaccGAGAGGCGCGCGGACGAGACCGCCAAGACGCCGATGCCGCAGATCGCGGCGCTCATCGAGGAGATCCGGGATGACCAGAAGCTGGCCACGGCTGCGGAGATGGGGGACGCGAACAAGATCTTCGACGGCGTCATGAAGCGCGCGCCCGAGGAGATGCTCAGGGTTGCGAGCAAGGTCAAGGTCCTgcccgaggagctggacgagaGGACGGCCGAGATGTTTCATATTGCGTTCTACGTCGCTGGCGGTGCAGCCCTTCGTCCGGGGAAGGAGGCGAAGTGGGACTTCTTCTTGAT CCATCACACCAACGCGGCGCCCATCTTTCTTAGTTTCAACTCCAAGCCTTGGATCTCGACAGAGAATAAGGTTCGCATGCTCGAGCACAAGATCCGGATGGATCTTGTCCAGTACGCGGCACGCGGCTGCCCAGAACTCCGCCTGGACCAAGTCAGGTCATACAAGCCGAGGGACCGGGACCAGGGCAAAGAGCTGGTCTCGAAGCCATCAG ACCTCCTTCCGAGATTCCACAGCATCCCTGACGACGGCCACACGATCAAGGTGGCACGCGCTCTCGGCATCTGCCACGACCTGTCTTCCAAGTACGGCGACAAGCCGTGGATCAAGATGCAGGGGGACGACGAGTGGCTCAAGTTGGCTTACATGCTGCTGGATGGGACGGAGCACTCCGGCACGAGATGGGTCCGCTCGGCCGGCTTCGAAGAGGCATGGAAGGTAAGCGGGAAGATCCCACTGACAACGCATGAAACCCGTGTCTAA
- a CDS encoding Nap family protein, translated as MVEMVDTGVTYEQLADLEREFEEVENQIVRKQYELSKPLYEKRAAVTSKIPNFWALVFEQSPAEVDEHIQPSDAALLLSSLKNISVTRPEIDNGAANGDPRTLSIRFEFNENEYFEDKVIEKTFWYRHSKSYSGLVSEPVDIKWKDGKDLTEGLLSLAKKVWDQGPITPGKLTPEAEALKAKVEETGMGGVSFFTFFGFVGKRISPEDSAATLAKEVADHQARKEGKKTDEEEDDEEEEAQDQIQFELEICPDGDDIAVAIATDLWPEALHYFSKSLRSRAADARGEDGDLLSMIAQAQEAAEMSDADFESDDDDEDEDEEMGDAEETTPNKKRRA; from the exons ATGGTTGAGATGGTTGATACTGGTGTCACCTAcgagcagctcgccgacctcgagcgcGAGTTTGAGGAGGTTGAGAACCAGATCG TCCGCAAGCAGTACGAGCTCTCCAAGCCTCTGTACGAGAAGCGTGCCGCTGTCACCTCCAAGATCCCCAACTTCTGggccctcgtcttcgagcAGTCCCccgccgaggttgacgagcaCATCCAGCCTTCCGACGCTGCCCTGCTCCTGTCCTCCCTGAAGAACATCTCCGTCACGCGCCCCGAGATCGACAACGGtgccgccaacggcgaccCCCGCACCTTGAGCATCCGTTTCGAGTTCAACGAGAACGAGTACTTCGAGGACAAGGTCATTGAGAAGACCTTCTGGTACCGCCACTCTAAGTCCTACTCTGGCCTCGTCTCCGAGCCCGTCGACATCAAGTggaaggacggcaaggaccTTACCGAAGGCCTTCTGTCCCTCGCCAAGAAGGTCTGGGATCAGGGCCCCATCACCCCCGGCAAGCTGacccccgaggccgaggccctcaaggccaaggtcgaggagacgggcatgggcggcgtctccttcttcaccttctttGGCTTCGTCGGCAAGCGCATTTCCCCCGAGGACAGCGCCGCCACCCTCGCCAAGGAGGTTGCGGACCACCAGGCccgcaaggagggcaagaagacggatgaggaggaggatgacgaggaagaggaggctcAGGACCAGATCCAGTTCGAGCTCGAGATCTgccccgacggcgacgatatcgccgtcgccatcgccaccgaCCTGTGGCCCGAGGCGCTCCACTACTTCAGTAAGTCCCTCCGTtcgcgcgccgccgacgcccgtGGAGAAGACGGAGACTTACTCTCGATGATAGCCCAAGCtcaggaggccgccgagatgtCCGACGCCGACTTTGAgtccgacgacgatgatgaggatgaggacgaggagatgggcgacgccgaggagaccACCCCCAACAAGAAGCGCAGGGCTTAG
- a CDS encoding Septin, giving the protein MAPPAAESASPIGIANLPNQRHKIVAKRGAAFTIMVAGESGLGKTTFINTLFSTTIKNYADHKRRHQKQVDKTVEIEITKAELEEKFFKVRLTVIDTPGFGDYVNNRDSWMPIIEFLDDQHESYMLQEQQPRRQDKIDLRVHTCLYFIRPTGHTLKPLDIEVMKRLCSRVNLIPVIAKADTLSPADLAKFKARIRAVIEAQSIKIYQPPVEEDDEPAAQHARSLMAAMPFAVIGSEKDVKTGDGRIVKGRQYSWGVAEVENEDHCDFKKLRSILIRTHMLDLIHTTEELHYEAYRAQQMETRKFGEARPRKLDNPKFKEEEEALRKRFTEQVKIEEQRFRQWEQKLIAERDRLNKDLEQTHAQIKQLETELEQMQGSAVRSHGRR; this is encoded by the exons ATGGCCCCTCCCGCCGCTGAGAGCGCCTCACCGATTGGTATTGCCAACCTCCCTAACCAGCGACACAAGATTGTTGCCAAGCGAGGTGCCGCCTTCACTATTATG GTTGCGGGCGAGTCCGGCCTGGGAAAGACGACCTTCATCAACACCCTCTTCTCGACGACCATCAAGAACTATGCCGACCACAAGCGCCGTCACCAGAAGCAGGTCGACAAGACCGTCGAGATTGAGATCACCAAGGCTGAGTTGGAGGAGAAGTTCTTCAAGG TCCGCCTGACCGTTATCGACACACCCGGCTTCGGCGACTATGTCAACAACCGCGATTCGTGGATGCCCATCAtcgagttcctcgacgaccAGCACGAGTCCTACATGCTCCAAGAGCAGCAGCCTCGCCGCCAGGACAAGATCGACCTGCGTGTCCACACCTGCTTGTACTTCATCCGCCCCACCGGCCACACCCTGAAACCCCTCGATATCGAGGTTATGAAGAGACTCTGCTCGAGAGTGAACTTGATTCCCGTCATCGCCAAGGCTGATACCCTTAGCCCTGCGGACTTGGCTAAGTTCAAGGCTCGC ATCCGTGCTGTCATTGAGGCCCAGAGCATCAAGATCTACCAGCcccccgtcgaggaggacgacgagcctGCTGCCCAGCATGCTCGCAGCCTGATGGCTGCGATGCCCTTCGCCGTCATTGGTTCCGAGAAGGATGTTAAGACCGGCGACGGTCGCATCGTCAAGGGTCGTCAGTACTCTTGGGGtgttgccgaggtcgagaacgaGGACCACTGCGATTTCAAGAAGCTGCGTTCCATTCTCATCCGCACCCATATGCTCGACCTCATCCACACCACCGAGGAGCTGCACTACGAGGCCTACCGCGCCCAGCAAATGGAGACCCGCAAGTTCGGCGAGGCCCGCCCCAGGAAGCTCGACAACCCTAAgttcaaggaggaggaggaggcgctgCGCAAGCGTTTCACCGAGCAGGTCAAGATCGAGGAGCAGCGCTTCCGCCAGTGGGAGCAGAAGCTCATTGCCGAGCGCGACCGTCTCAACAAGGACCTCGAGCAGACCCACGCCCAGATCAAGCAGCTGGAAACCGAGCTGGAGCAGATGCAGGGAAGCGCCGTCCGcagccacggccgccgctAA
- a CDS encoding Pyruvate dehydrogenase, which produces MAFYEQRYLETGVGLGRLMVFGRSLTESRLLSSANYVRTELPTRIAHRIRDMQQLPYVVVTNPHIKEVYELYNNAFEMFRKVKEVKNLEDNEKFCQIISGMLKAHLTVIPKLSMGILESRGCMDAKDLDKFMNTVLRSRISRRVIAEQHLALTETYHSPWFSPGAKLSESEFIGEVFIKCIAKDVIERCTRAVESLARSTYGQDVELPEIKVEGHLEASFPYILSHLEYIIGELLRNSVQAVVERRQRDKNKSAKLPPIEVTICEAQQHVIIRISDQGGGIPREELPYLWSFSKGPQSQRRLENLGRVPKLAATMQELHVSEELGRADMKTPSHGSSLSSMTSRPPNLRLGMGLPLSRVYAEYWAGSLELHSLEGYGVDAFLQISKLGNKNEQLTTRATMDAV; this is translated from the exons ATGGCGTTCTATGAGCAGCGTTACCTGGAGACCGGTGTCGGTCTTGGACGA CTCATGGTTTTCGGCCGGTCCCTCACCGAATCACGACTTTTGAGCTCTGCAAACTACGTTCGAACTGAGCTGCCGACTCG AATAGCACATCGCATTCGAGATATGCAGCAACTGCCCTACGTCGTAGTCACAAATCCCCACATAAAAGAGGTCTACGAGCTATATAACAATGCGTTCGAGATGTTTCGCAAGGTCAAAGAGGTCAAAAACCTGGAGGACAACGAGAAATTCTGCCAGATCATCAGCGGCATGCTCAAGGCTCACCTCACCGTCATCCCCAAGCTATCGATGGGCATTCTGGAAAGCCGAGGCTGCATGGATGCCAAAGATCTTGACAAGTTCATGAATACCGTCTTGAGATCG AGGATATCCCGTAGAGTCATCGCCGAACAGCACCTCGCCCTAACGGAAACGTATCACTCGCCGTGGTTCTCGCCCGGCGCGAAGCTATCCGAGTCCGAATTTATAGGCGAGGTCTTCATTAAGTGCATCGCCAAAGACGTCATCGAGCGCTGCAcccgcgccgtcgagagcCTGGCCCGCTCGACTTATGGCCAAGACGTAGAGCTTCCCGAGatcaaggtcgagggccACCTCGAGGCAAGCTTCCCCTACATCCTCAGCCACCTCGAGTATATCATTGGCGAGCTGCTGCGCAATTCCGTCCAGGCAGTCGtagagcggcggcagcgcgaTAAGAACAAGAGCGCCAAGCTCCCACCCATCGAGGTGACCATATGTGAAGCGCAGCAGCACGTCATTATTCGCATATCCGACCAGGGCGGCGGTATCCCCAGAGAGGAGCTGCCGTACCTCTGGTCCTTCAGCAAAGGGCCGCAGAGCCAGCGCCGGTTGGAGAACCTGGGTCGAGTGCCCAAGCTGGCCGCCACCATGCAGGAGCTCCACGTCTCGGAGGAGCTGGGGCGGGCGGACATGAAGACCCCGAGCCACGGTAGTTCCCTCTCCTCGATGACCAGCCGGCCGCCCAATCTGCGGCTGGGCATGGGGCTTCCCCTGAGCAGAGTCTATGCCGAGTACTGGGCAGGCAGCCTCGAGCTGCATAGTCTCGAAGGCTACGGCGTAGACGCATTCCTCCAGATATCAAAGCTGGGCAACAAGAACGAACAACTGACCACCAGGGCCACGATGGATGCTGTGTAG
- a CDS encoding C6 zinc finger domain protein produces MSSHSNADANSAASTSPASSDSHQRPKRARTSKPKVKTGCNNCNRSARPHEVLAIAPKPLAAAQNAAAPGRATSIEGLPPRRQHKLQARRPTPPQASAAHSALTMYRPAGNLQLTPQEGLYFQLFRSHTASELSGYFDSVFWTRTVLQECHSENAIRHAVVALGALYKTLEQTCESPPGSPSDLMGPVDGAYKHWEVAVKQYSEAINALVQLQRDQKSHRTLLMASVLLTCFDSFVGDHRQAIRQIQTGLSLLEKLRAERRRSFVPVSEEPVEEELVTMFTRLAIQAKSYDMAFHFPEPYVIRLTPQTPELPRSPPSDAGSSPSSMSTISVPDQFSNLMEARIAWDKLLEKMLRFTETLFVYQKSTGANGPMGILPKSLKQYGMSFKGQLDAWSEAFDFLLESRTAPGVSHQEKAGIAVLKMFQIMSQILFLMTYSDSESQFDVFQSHFKAIVDLASEVVGDEERRAAAKRCPDPSQCPHRHNHSPDIFGGHEYNTYHIKPSFSADLGIVPPLFVVATKCRHPVIRRQAIQLLRSSARREGMWDSELTARIGQWVASIEEEEDKVSPSPDPRASFANSSTRSGSVDFGEGIPLGPGGNARWDARRDSAIPGLIKSKRSVPEEKRVMVRAVDFDLRARFANLQVGTRGIITGMPDMRSRVTQITW; encoded by the exons ATGTCGTCTCACAgcaacgccgacgccaactCGGCTGCATCCACCAGtcccgcctcctccgacTCTCACCAGAGGCCCAAGAGGGCCAGGACGAGCAAACCGAAAGTCAAGACGGGGTGTAACAATTGCAA CCGCAGCGCGAGACCTCATGAGGTCCTCGCCATTGCTCCGAAAcccctggccgccgcccagaaTGCCGCCGCACCCGGGCGAGCGACCTCTATCGAAGGGCTGCCTCCCCGAAGGCAACACAAGTTGCAGGCTCGCCGCCCGACACCCCCGCAAGCGTCGGCTGCCCATTCAGCCCTCACAATGTATCGCCCCGCTGGCAACCTCCAACTGACCCCGCAGGAAGGCCTTTATTTCCAACTGTTCCGCTCCCACACCGCAAGTGAGCTGTCCGGCTACTTTGACTCGGTCTTCTGGACCCGGACCGTCTTGCAGGAGTGCCACTCGGAGAACGCCATTCGCCACGCCGTCGTTGCCCTCGGCGCTCTCTACAAGACCCTGGAACAAACGTGCGAGTCCCCGCCGGGCTCGCCGTCCGATCTTATGGGCCCCGTGGACGGAGCATACAAGCATTGGGAGGTGGCGGTAAAGCAGTACTCAGAAGCCATCAACGCTCTTGTCCAGCTCCAACGCGACCAGAAGTCGCACCGCACCCTGCTCATGGCCAGTGTGCTCCTGACCTGCTTTGACTCCTTCGTTGGCGACCACAGACAGGCCATACGACAAATTCAAACCGGCCTCAGCTTGTTGGAGAAGCTCAGGGCCGAGAGGAGAAGGTCGTTCGTGCCTGTTTCCGAGGAGCCCGTCGAAGAAGAGCTCGTCACCATGTTCACAAGACTTGCCATTCAGGCCAAGTCGTACGACATGGCCTTCCACTTCCCTGAGCCTTACGTGATTCGCTTGACTCCCCAGACCCCCGAGCTCCCTCGCTCACCACCCTCGGACGCCGgcagctcgccctcgtccatgAGCACCATCTCGGTGCCTGACCAGTTCTCCAACCTGATGGAGGCCCGCATCGCCTGGGACAAGCTACTCGAGAAGATGCTCCGCTTCACCGAAACATTATTCGTCTATCAGAAATCAACGGGTGCAAACGGCCCGATGGGAATCCTCCCGAAATCGCTCAAACAATACGGTATGAGCTTCAAAGGACAACTGGACGCTTGGTCCGAGGCTTTCGACTTCTTACTCGAATCTCGGACGGCCCCGGGGGTCAGCCACCAGGAAAAGGCGGGCATTGCGGTGCTGAAGATGTTCCAGATCATGAGCCAGATCTTATTTCTCATGACGTATAGCGACAGCGAGTCACAGTTCGACGTGTTCCAGTCTCACTTCAAGGCCATCGTGGACCTCGCCTCCGAGGTAGTGGGTGACGAGGAGCGTCGCGCAGCGGCCAAGCGATGTCCCGACCCCAGCCAATGTCCCCATCGTCACAACCACAGCCCAGATATCTTTGGTGGCCACGAGTACAACACATATCACATCAAGCCAAGCTTTAGCGCTGATCTGGGCATTGTGCCACCCCTGTTCGTGGTCGCGACCAAGTGCCGTCATCCTGTTATCCGAAGGCAGGCCATCCAGCTTCTCAGGAGCAGCGCTCGCCGGGAGGGTATGTGGGACAGCGAGCTCACAGCGCGCATCGGGCAGTGGGTCGCGTCGattgaggaagaggaggataAGGTGTCTCCGTCGCCCGACCCGCGCGCCAGCTTTGCGAATAGCAGCACGAGGAGCGGGTCGGTCGATTTCGGCGAAGGCATCCCGCTGGGGCCTGGCGGCAACGCTCGTTGGGATGCGCGGAGGGACAGCGCCATCCCTGGACTCATCAAGTCAAAACGGTCCGTCCCCGAAGAAAAACGCGTCATGGTTCGGGCGGTGGATTTCGACCTCAGAGCCAGATTTGCCAACTTGCAGGTTGGCACCCGAGGCATCATCACCGGCATGCCAGACATGCGGTCCAGGGTTACCCAGATAACGTGGTAG